A window of the Myxococcus virescens genome harbors these coding sequences:
- a CDS encoding tryptophan synthase alpha chain, with product MRGAGRRGAWFWTCGLVLWVACSQTQPYEGADSRRPVSSCEPMTCASQGMDCGIAIDGCGGTLDCGACGPGEVCGGGGRHNVCGPAPCEPTTCEALGKDCGPVSDGCEDVLDCGTCTAPESCGGGGTPNACGEPTCTPDTCESLARDCGAVPDGCGGMLDCGVCADGLTCGGGGAPNVCGRGICKRATCDVLGKDCGPVSDGCGGMLDCGACAGGLTCGGGGVPNVCGNSPCTPGTCETLGKNCGPVADGCGGMLDCGVCADGQTCGGAEPNVCGGGVCTPLTCESQGKNCGTVPDGCGGLLHCGLCPAGETCGGGGVDHVCGRPLCTPATCESLGKDCGTVPDGCGGALQCGACANGETCGGGGTPNVCAAPSCRPYTCGLLGKDCGTVPDGCGGFLACGTCTAPESCGATGVPNVCAASASVCVDRNLGSVLPVMVKGSTAHAGDDHQSSCGGSGAPDRGFLWTAPKSALFTFDTAKSATRSLVSVRSGGCGGAELACAKDGISYGGGARVSVPLVQGQTVLVVVDSASLDRFSAGYFELHIDELRASEAGSCFDGMDNDGDRWVDCADTDCHDAPGCGGRGCAHHDLGSALPVTFHGETAGSGDSFQGTCGALLQQDRAHLWTAPRAGTYVFDTAPSEWGNALYVLTGCRGTELGCASNSNGSPQGSPAVKVALAQGQTVLVVVDGMANADQDTPIRYTLHISEDAATEASRCADGADNDADSNCR from the coding sequence ATGCGCGGAGCGGGGCGGCGGGGAGCGTGGTTCTGGACGTGTGGGCTGGTGCTGTGGGTGGCGTGCAGCCAGACACAACCGTACGAGGGCGCGGACAGCCGCCGGCCAGTGTCCTCCTGCGAGCCCATGACGTGCGCCTCCCAGGGCATGGACTGCGGCATCGCCATTGACGGCTGCGGCGGCACACTCGACTGCGGCGCCTGTGGCCCCGGTGAGGTGTGCGGAGGCGGTGGCCGGCACAACGTGTGCGGACCGGCGCCCTGCGAGCCCACCACCTGTGAGGCTCTGGGGAAGGATTGCGGACCAGTCTCGGATGGCTGTGAAGACGTGCTCGACTGCGGCACCTGCACGGCGCCCGAGTCCTGCGGCGGCGGAGGCACACCCAACGCATGCGGCGAGCCCACCTGCACGCCGGACACCTGTGAGTCGCTGGCGCGCGACTGCGGCGCCGTACCGGACGGCTGTGGCGGCATGCTCGACTGTGGCGTCTGCGCGGACGGACTGACGTGCGGGGGCGGCGGTGCGCCCAACGTGTGTGGCCGCGGCATCTGCAAGCGGGCCACCTGCGACGTGCTGGGGAAGGACTGCGGGCCGGTGTCCGACGGCTGCGGCGGCATGCTCGACTGTGGGGCCTGCGCGGGCGGCCTGACGTGTGGCGGCGGCGGCGTGCCCAATGTCTGCGGCAACTCGCCGTGTACGCCAGGGACGTGTGAGACGCTGGGGAAGAACTGCGGGCCGGTGGCGGACGGGTGCGGCGGCATGCTCGACTGCGGTGTCTGCGCGGACGGCCAGACGTGCGGCGGCGCCGAGCCCAACGTGTGCGGCGGCGGCGTGTGCACCCCGCTCACCTGCGAGTCCCAGGGAAAGAACTGCGGCACCGTGCCCGATGGCTGCGGCGGACTCCTTCACTGTGGCCTCTGCCCGGCGGGCGAGACCTGCGGCGGGGGCGGCGTGGACCACGTCTGTGGCCGTCCCCTCTGCACGCCGGCCACCTGCGAGTCGCTGGGCAAGGACTGCGGCACCGTGCCGGACGGGTGCGGCGGCGCGCTCCAGTGCGGGGCATGCGCGAATGGCGAGACGTGTGGAGGTGGCGGCACGCCCAACGTGTGCGCGGCGCCTTCCTGCCGCCCCTACACCTGCGGCCTGCTGGGCAAGGATTGCGGCACCGTGCCGGACGGGTGTGGCGGGTTCCTGGCGTGTGGCACCTGCACGGCGCCCGAGTCCTGCGGAGCGACGGGCGTTCCCAACGTCTGCGCGGCGAGCGCCTCCGTGTGCGTGGACCGGAACCTGGGCAGCGTGTTGCCGGTGATGGTGAAGGGCTCCACCGCGCACGCGGGGGACGACCATCAGTCCTCATGCGGCGGGAGCGGCGCGCCGGACCGGGGCTTCCTGTGGACGGCGCCCAAGAGCGCGCTCTTCACCTTCGACACGGCGAAGTCGGCCACCCGCTCGCTCGTCTCCGTGCGCAGCGGCGGCTGCGGGGGCGCGGAGCTGGCGTGCGCGAAGGACGGCATCAGCTACGGCGGCGGCGCGCGTGTCTCGGTGCCGCTGGTGCAGGGACAGACGGTGCTGGTGGTGGTGGACTCGGCGAGCCTGGACCGGTTCAGCGCGGGGTACTTCGAGCTGCACATCGATGAGCTGCGGGCCAGCGAGGCGGGCTCCTGCTTCGACGGCATGGACAATGATGGGGACCGCTGGGTGGACTGCGCGGACACGGACTGTCACGACGCGCCGGGCTGCGGCGGCCGTGGCTGCGCGCACCATGACTTGGGCAGCGCGCTGCCGGTGACGTTCCATGGCGAGACGGCGGGTTCCGGTGACAGCTTCCAGGGCACCTGCGGCGCGCTGCTCCAGCAGGACCGCGCGCACCTGTGGACAGCGCCGCGGGCGGGCACCTACGTCTTCGACACGGCACCGAGCGAGTGGGGCAACGCGCTCTACGTGCTCACGGGTTGCCGGGGCACGGAGCTGGGTTGCGCCTCCAACTCGAACGGGAGTCCCCAAGGCTCGCCCGCCGTGAAGGTGGCACTGGCGCAGGGCCAGACGGTGCTGGTGGTGGTGGACGGCATGGCGAATGCCGACCAGGACACGCCCATCCGGTACACGCTCCACATCAGCGAGGACGCCGCCACGGAGGCGAGCCGGTGCGCGGATGGCGCGGACAACGATGCGGATTCCAACTGCCGGTAA
- a CDS encoding DUF6209 family protein: protein MPRQSPRWCLAAAIAVLLAGTAASSQSSSSITFQSPAQGWSVFASSNPLPFGSTAAIHYSADRLTQCRGTINGTTPGWTITGYYQFNDGPVQRFWVAGFSSTPNPPAPSIPLNTRGTLAIWFENTSRWGCQTWDSNFGNNHVFTVQ from the coding sequence TTGCCGCGTCAATCCCCCCGCTGGTGTCTCGCCGCCGCCATCGCCGTGCTGCTCGCCGGAACGGCCGCTTCCTCGCAGTCCTCCTCCAGCATCACCTTCCAGTCGCCGGCGCAGGGCTGGAGCGTGTTCGCGTCCTCCAACCCGCTGCCCTTCGGCTCCACCGCGGCCATCCACTACAGCGCGGACCGGCTGACGCAGTGTCGGGGCACCATCAACGGCACCACGCCCGGGTGGACGATCACGGGCTACTACCAGTTCAACGACGGGCCGGTGCAGCGCTTCTGGGTGGCGGGCTTCTCCTCTACGCCCAACCCGCCCGCGCCGTCCATCCCACTCAACACGCGGGGCACGCTGGCCATCTGGTTCGAGAACACCAGCCGCTGGGGCTGCCAGACCTGGGATTCGAACTTCGGCAACAACCACGTCTTCACCGTGCAGTGA
- the ppk1 gene encoding polyphosphate kinase 1: MPKRGGGGRSVTQKPSNRDVLPAGAESKDTELFFNRELSWMAFNDRVLQLAESPEIPLLERLKFIAIYARNLDEFFMIRVARLHEQIRGGVARLVPDGASPSDTLDKLHDGILKQTRRHGDAFEKVLRPALAEKGLRILSARSLDAEQRAQVDQRFKEQIFPVLTPLAIGLGRHFPYISNLSLSLAVLLRDPDADEESVARVKVPKELLPRFLPLKGNVFVPLEEIIAQHLGDLFPGMEVLSWGTFRVTRDADFTVSEDAEDLLKAVETELRERRFGDVIRMEVQAGMSPKLLEPLVEAMGLEARQVYEEHGLVGLNDLQSIAFAPGFPELKDPPWVPVTQARLRTDADAPDGGTVMSSMRRGDLLVHHPYESFATSVERFVTEAVADPDVLAIKQTVYRTSDSSPLVPALITATERGKQAVCMVELKARFDERTNIRWANALEEAGVHVVYGIPSLKTHAKAILIVRREGDKVRHYVHIGTGNYNPKTARLYTDMGLFTTDPDIGADVADVFNYLTGFGRPKSFRKLLVAPLTMRQGLLEEIKRTVAAHTAERPARIQMKMNALVDPGIIHALYEASRAGVKVELNVRGICCLRPGVPGVSENIRVVSVLGRFLEHSRIYIFERGPELRCFIGSADLMPRNLDHRVEILAPVEDASLAAQVKDSLERCMADTTSSWELTADGGWRRRLPRAGDEKRWAQGEMMERAQRMAQFQGGRPLS, from the coding sequence ATGCCGAAACGCGGCGGCGGCGGTCGCAGCGTCACCCAGAAGCCCTCCAACCGGGACGTGCTCCCGGCCGGCGCGGAGTCGAAGGACACGGAGCTCTTCTTCAACCGAGAGCTGTCCTGGATGGCCTTCAATGACCGCGTCCTCCAACTCGCCGAGTCTCCGGAGATTCCGCTGCTGGAGCGGCTGAAGTTCATCGCCATCTACGCGCGCAACCTGGACGAGTTCTTCATGATTCGCGTCGCCCGTCTGCACGAGCAGATTCGCGGCGGCGTGGCGCGCCTGGTTCCCGACGGAGCCTCTCCCAGCGACACCCTGGACAAGCTGCACGACGGCATCCTCAAGCAGACGCGCCGGCACGGCGACGCCTTCGAGAAGGTGCTCCGCCCCGCCCTGGCCGAAAAGGGCCTGCGCATCCTCTCCGCCAGGAGTCTGGACGCCGAGCAGCGCGCCCAGGTGGACCAGCGCTTCAAGGAGCAGATTTTCCCCGTCCTCACCCCGCTGGCCATCGGCCTGGGGCGGCACTTCCCCTACATCTCCAACCTGTCGCTCAGCCTGGCGGTGCTGCTGAGAGACCCGGACGCGGACGAGGAGAGCGTGGCCCGGGTGAAGGTGCCCAAGGAGCTGCTGCCGCGCTTCCTGCCCCTCAAGGGCAACGTCTTCGTCCCCTTGGAGGAAATCATCGCCCAGCACCTGGGGGACTTGTTCCCCGGCATGGAGGTGCTGAGCTGGGGCACCTTCCGCGTCACCCGCGACGCGGACTTCACCGTGTCCGAGGACGCGGAGGACCTGCTCAAGGCCGTGGAGACGGAGCTGCGCGAGCGCCGCTTCGGCGACGTCATCCGCATGGAAGTCCAGGCCGGCATGAGCCCCAAGCTGCTCGAGCCGCTGGTGGAGGCCATGGGCCTGGAGGCACGTCAGGTCTACGAGGAGCACGGCCTGGTGGGCCTCAATGACTTGCAGTCCATCGCCTTCGCCCCGGGCTTCCCGGAGCTGAAGGACCCGCCGTGGGTCCCCGTCACCCAGGCCCGCCTACGCACGGACGCAGACGCGCCGGATGGCGGCACGGTGATGTCGTCCATGCGCCGGGGGGACCTGCTGGTCCATCACCCCTACGAGTCCTTCGCCACCTCCGTGGAGCGCTTCGTCACCGAGGCCGTGGCCGACCCGGACGTGCTGGCCATCAAGCAGACGGTGTACCGCACGTCGGACAGCTCGCCCCTGGTGCCCGCGCTGATTACCGCCACCGAGCGCGGCAAGCAGGCGGTGTGCATGGTGGAGCTGAAGGCCCGCTTCGACGAGCGCACCAACATCCGCTGGGCCAACGCGCTGGAAGAGGCGGGCGTGCACGTCGTCTACGGGATTCCGTCCCTGAAGACGCACGCGAAGGCCATCCTCATCGTCCGGCGCGAGGGCGACAAGGTGCGGCACTACGTGCACATCGGCACGGGCAACTACAACCCGAAGACGGCGCGCCTCTACACGGACATGGGCCTGTTCACCACGGACCCGGACATTGGCGCGGACGTGGCGGACGTCTTCAACTACCTCACCGGGTTTGGCCGGCCGAAGAGCTTCCGCAAGCTGCTGGTGGCCCCGCTCACCATGCGCCAGGGCCTGCTGGAGGAAATCAAGCGCACCGTCGCCGCGCACACGGCCGAGCGCCCCGCGCGCATCCAGATGAAGATGAACGCGCTGGTGGACCCCGGCATCATCCACGCCCTCTACGAGGCGTCCCGCGCGGGCGTGAAGGTGGAGCTGAACGTGCGCGGCATCTGCTGCCTGCGCCCGGGCGTTCCCGGCGTGTCGGAGAACATCCGCGTGGTGTCCGTGCTGGGCCGCTTCCTGGAGCACTCGCGCATCTACATCTTCGAGCGCGGCCCGGAGCTGCGTTGCTTCATCGGCTCGGCGGACTTGATGCCGCGCAACCTGGACCACCGCGTGGAAATCCTCGCGCCGGTGGAGGACGCCAGCCTGGCCGCCCAGGTGAAGGACTCGCTGGAGCGCTGCATGGCAGACACCACGTCCTCCTGGGAGCTGACGGCGGATGGCGGCTGGCGCCGCCGGCTGCCGCGCGCCGGTGACGAGAAGCGCTGGGCCCAGGGCGAGATGATGGAGCGCGCCCAGCGCATGGCCCAGTTCCAGGGCGGCCGTCCGCTGTCCTGA
- a CDS encoding ATP-binding protein — protein sequence MARPWTFAQRAGAGFIISLVVALVLAGTSVVALLSVRANHKARILELSRDVLDIKQLERTFNDKVVSGRGFALSGDTFFAQDMSVARERFIATYEALKRRLTQEPLATQLEAVSHAELEHEEAMQALIMEREDGVPRQRLEQIFDGHVADTRRRAMDSLRMLHHQTEARLSEGIHESLATDRSALGLSLLAGSLGLAGATMLAWTLTRKLRPIQQEAEASAERFQLLVEGVRDYALFLLDARGRVESWNPGAERIMGYREAEILGQPSSVFYPPDAVAAGIPDKDLVRARRDGRLHTEGWRVRKDGSRYLADVNVTVLQDARGQPRGFAKVTRDITERRRAERTQQLLAEAGGLFHQFQDPDQTVAELTRIMVPEVADACLLYLLTASGDLWPRAVAHAMPEKEAWLWDAARRFPPPPESPWGIWQVMRTGRSELKSDVSPETLARGLVGPEHLSLMEKVGVRSYLGVPLRVGRQTRGVFVLLTSAPERRLTVTDQVFVEEVAGRAALALDNARLWSEAQDAVELIGVAAHDLGNPLNTLQLLLRRLQRMELAEEQKARDGLAAALKQTQRLGQLLHNLLDLSRLSSGKLMLDVAPVDLSDLVHEVVERFAEQAAEAGCKLEFGAELGLVGRWDRLRLDRVVTNLLSNALKFGRGRPVEVRVEHAGVARARLCVRDHGVGIAPEAQRRIFERFEREPSGGQHAGFGLGLYIVRQLVEAHCGTIRVESAPSEGATFIVELPLMLLGSELREAPDIPLHS from the coding sequence GTGGCACGTCCGTGGACGTTCGCGCAGCGCGCGGGCGCCGGCTTCATCATCTCGTTGGTGGTGGCGCTCGTGCTGGCGGGAACGTCCGTGGTGGCGCTGCTCTCCGTGCGGGCCAATCACAAGGCGCGCATCCTGGAGCTGTCCCGGGACGTGCTGGACATCAAACAACTGGAGCGGACCTTCAACGACAAGGTCGTCAGTGGCCGGGGCTTCGCTTTATCGGGAGATACCTTCTTCGCCCAGGACATGTCCGTCGCGCGCGAGCGCTTCATCGCCACCTACGAAGCCCTGAAGCGCCGGCTCACCCAGGAGCCCCTGGCCACGCAACTGGAGGCCGTCTCCCACGCGGAGCTGGAGCACGAGGAGGCCATGCAGGCGCTCATCATGGAGCGCGAGGACGGCGTGCCCCGCCAGCGGCTGGAGCAGATTTTCGACGGCCACGTGGCGGACACGCGCCGCCGTGCCATGGACAGCCTCCGGATGCTCCACCATCAGACGGAGGCCCGGCTGTCCGAGGGCATCCATGAGAGCCTGGCCACGGACCGCAGCGCGCTCGGGCTGTCGCTGCTCGCGGGGAGCCTGGGCCTCGCGGGCGCCACGATGTTGGCGTGGACGCTGACGCGCAAGCTGCGGCCCATCCAACAGGAGGCCGAGGCCAGCGCCGAGCGCTTCCAGCTCCTCGTGGAGGGGGTGCGTGATTACGCCTTGTTCCTGCTGGACGCGCGGGGCCGGGTGGAGAGCTGGAACCCGGGCGCGGAGCGCATCATGGGCTACCGCGAGGCGGAAATCCTGGGCCAGCCCTCCAGCGTCTTCTACCCGCCGGATGCGGTGGCGGCGGGGATTCCGGACAAGGACCTGGTGCGGGCCCGGAGGGATGGGCGGCTGCACACGGAGGGCTGGCGAGTGAGGAAGGACGGCTCGCGCTATCTGGCGGACGTCAACGTCACCGTGCTCCAGGACGCGCGCGGGCAGCCGCGCGGCTTCGCCAAGGTGACGCGCGACATCACCGAGCGGCGCCGGGCCGAGCGCACGCAGCAACTGCTGGCGGAGGCGGGGGGCCTCTTCCACCAGTTCCAGGACCCCGACCAGACGGTGGCCGAGCTGACGCGCATCATGGTGCCGGAGGTGGCGGACGCCTGCCTGCTCTACCTGCTGACGGCCAGTGGCGACCTCTGGCCTCGCGCGGTGGCGCACGCGATGCCGGAGAAGGAGGCGTGGCTGTGGGACGCGGCGCGGCGCTTTCCGCCGCCACCAGAGTCTCCGTGGGGCATCTGGCAGGTGATGCGCACGGGGCGCTCCGAGCTCAAGAGCGACGTGTCTCCGGAGACCCTGGCCCGGGGGCTGGTGGGCCCCGAGCACCTCTCGTTGATGGAGAAGGTGGGCGTGCGCTCCTACCTCGGCGTGCCGCTGCGGGTGGGGCGGCAGACGCGCGGGGTGTTCGTGCTGCTGACGTCCGCGCCGGAGCGCCGGCTGACGGTGACGGACCAGGTCTTCGTGGAGGAGGTGGCGGGACGCGCCGCGCTCGCGCTGGACAACGCCCGGCTCTGGAGCGAGGCGCAGGACGCGGTGGAGCTCATCGGCGTGGCGGCGCACGACTTGGGCAATCCGTTGAACACGCTGCAGTTGCTCCTGCGAAGGCTTCAGCGGATGGAGCTCGCGGAGGAGCAGAAGGCGCGTGACGGGCTGGCGGCGGCGCTGAAGCAGACGCAGCGGCTGGGGCAGCTGCTGCACAACCTGCTGGACCTGTCGCGGCTGTCATCGGGGAAGCTGATGTTGGACGTGGCGCCGGTGGACCTGTCGGACCTGGTGCACGAGGTGGTGGAGCGCTTCGCCGAACAGGCCGCGGAGGCGGGCTGCAAGCTGGAGTTTGGCGCGGAATTGGGGCTGGTGGGCCGGTGGGACCGGCTGCGGTTGGACCGGGTGGTGACGAACCTCTTGTCCAACGCGCTGAAGTTCGGCAGGGGACGGCCGGTGGAGGTCCGGGTGGAGCACGCGGGCGTGGCGCGAGCGCGGCTGTGCGTGAGAGACCACGGCGTGGGCATTGCCCCGGAGGCGCAGCGGCGCATCTTCGAGCGCTTCGAAAGAGAGCCCTCTGGCGGCCAGCATGCGGGCTTTGGGCTGGGGCTCTACATCGTCCGGCAGTTGGTGGAGGCGCACTGCGGCACCATCCGCGTGGAGAGCGCCCCCAGCGAGGGCGCCACCTTCATCGTGGAGTTGCCGCTGATGCTGCTGGGCTCGGAGCTGCGTGAGGCACCCGATATTCCCCTGCACTCGTGA
- a CDS encoding DUF2169 family type VI secretion system accessory protein: MGHPSTENLTPFTFEPLFLTDEALRPLFVPVLKATFDLRPRGAPTLSAEQTPLLTGGERWEGGGDAASLRLEPEGAFFKAATDVVLVGHAHAPAAGTRELLAELHVGPVHKQVRVLGDRTWFKSMGGIGVTQPLPFERIPLRYERAFGGKDGSAFEPRNPLGTGFREKGSRFEENLRLPNLEFPAEPLRSWGQRPPPTGFGFIEPHWQPRAGYAGTYDDAWKKSRSPLLPKDFDRRFLNGAPWDQLVPGYLRGGEAVLLKHMAPGAPLTFRLPALPSPEVLAPRARGLDDLEEALRLDTVVLDTDAMKLFLVWRGTFALQREPTELRSIQVTCEGAETLEPGQPVGTD, from the coding sequence ATGGGGCACCCCTCCACCGAGAACCTCACGCCCTTCACCTTCGAGCCGCTGTTCCTCACCGACGAGGCGCTGCGGCCCCTGTTCGTGCCCGTGTTGAAGGCCACGTTCGACCTGCGGCCTCGGGGCGCGCCGACGCTGTCCGCGGAGCAGACGCCGCTGCTGACCGGAGGTGAGCGCTGGGAAGGCGGCGGGGATGCGGCCAGCCTCCGCCTGGAGCCCGAGGGCGCCTTCTTCAAGGCCGCCACGGACGTGGTGCTGGTGGGACATGCCCATGCGCCCGCGGCGGGGACTCGCGAGCTCCTCGCCGAGTTGCATGTCGGGCCGGTGCACAAGCAGGTCCGTGTGCTGGGGGACCGCACGTGGTTCAAGAGCATGGGCGGCATCGGGGTGACGCAGCCCCTCCCCTTCGAGCGCATCCCCTTGCGCTATGAGCGCGCCTTCGGCGGGAAGGACGGCAGCGCCTTCGAGCCGCGCAACCCGCTGGGCACGGGCTTTCGCGAGAAGGGCAGCCGCTTCGAGGAGAACCTGCGGCTGCCGAACCTGGAGTTTCCCGCCGAGCCGCTGAGGTCCTGGGGCCAGCGTCCTCCGCCCACGGGCTTCGGGTTCATCGAACCGCACTGGCAGCCCCGGGCCGGCTACGCGGGTACCTACGATGACGCGTGGAAGAAGTCGCGCAGCCCGTTGCTGCCAAAGGACTTCGACCGGCGCTTCCTCAACGGCGCGCCGTGGGATCAGCTCGTCCCGGGCTACCTGCGAGGGGGCGAGGCCGTGCTGCTGAAGCACATGGCGCCGGGCGCGCCGCTGACGTTCAGGTTGCCCGCGCTGCCGTCTCCGGAGGTCCTCGCGCCCAGGGCCCGGGGGCTGGATGACCTGGAAGAAGCGCTGCGGCTGGACACCGTGGTCCTGGACACGGACGCGATGAAGCTGTTCCTCGTGTGGCGCGGCACCTTCGCGTTGCAGCGCGAGCCCACGGAGCTGCGCTCCATCCAGGTGACGTGCGAGGGCGCGGAGACGCTGGAGCCGGGGCAACCCGTCGGAACGGACTGA
- a CDS encoding App1 family protein yields MADFLPRFYRLAVRVDAHYDALSRKLRQKLGIAPPLRILPYRGYGTPERAVIKARVLEDRHVRPPQERYTLVGSAVASYKRYMTREVPGARVAVRWGDKRWEGTTDEEGFLELWVPPPDGVRSGWHMVELELLSPDAEGVSRVAAPVRMAGPGAEFGVISDIDDTVIVTGVTDLLKRAWALFLTEHRVRLPFPGVDAFYAALQHGRGTSADNPIFYVSSSPWNLYEHLDEFLSLHKIPTGPLLLRDWGLSSQGFAPGGGHGHKLEKIRAVLGTLSHLPFILIGDSGQEDAEHYRTIVREFPGRILCVYIRNVPGHQRRAEELALIAGDIRAAGSQMLAVDDTTEAARHAAREGWIQWREVREVEAHRREDAER; encoded by the coding sequence ATGGCCGACTTTCTTCCTCGCTTCTATCGACTCGCCGTCCGCGTGGACGCGCACTATGACGCGCTGAGCCGCAAGCTTCGCCAGAAGCTGGGAATCGCGCCGCCGCTGCGCATCCTCCCCTACCGGGGCTATGGCACCCCCGAGCGCGCCGTCATCAAGGCCCGCGTGCTGGAGGACCGGCACGTGCGTCCGCCGCAGGAGCGCTACACGCTGGTGGGCAGCGCGGTGGCCTCCTACAAGCGCTACATGACGCGCGAGGTGCCAGGCGCGCGCGTCGCGGTGCGCTGGGGCGACAAGCGCTGGGAGGGCACCACCGACGAGGAGGGCTTCCTGGAGCTGTGGGTGCCTCCGCCGGACGGGGTGCGCTCGGGCTGGCACATGGTGGAGCTGGAGTTGCTGTCGCCGGACGCGGAGGGCGTGTCCCGCGTGGCCGCGCCGGTGCGGATGGCCGGGCCCGGCGCGGAGTTCGGCGTCATCAGCGACATTGACGACACCGTCATCGTCACCGGCGTCACCGACTTGCTGAAGCGGGCCTGGGCACTCTTCCTGACCGAGCACCGCGTGCGGCTGCCCTTCCCGGGCGTGGACGCCTTCTATGCCGCGCTCCAGCACGGCCGGGGCACGAGCGCGGACAACCCCATCTTCTACGTGTCCAGCAGCCCGTGGAACCTCTACGAGCACCTGGACGAGTTCCTCTCCCTGCACAAAATCCCCACCGGTCCGCTGCTGTTGCGCGACTGGGGCCTGTCCAGCCAGGGCTTCGCGCCCGGCGGGGGCCATGGGCACAAGCTGGAGAAGATTCGCGCGGTGCTCGGCACGCTGTCGCATCTGCCCTTCATCCTCATTGGCGACAGTGGCCAGGAGGACGCGGAGCACTACCGCACCATCGTCCGTGAGTTTCCCGGGCGCATCCTCTGCGTCTACATCCGCAACGTGCCGGGGCATCAGCGCCGGGCCGAGGAGCTGGCGCTCATCGCCGGGGACATCCGCGCCGCGGGCAGCCAGATGCTCGCGGTGGATGACACCACCGAGGCCGCCCGTCACGCCGCGCGCGAGGGGTGGATTCAGTGGCGTGAGGTGCGCGAGGTGGAGGCCCATCGCCGCGAGGACGCCGAGCGCTGA
- a CDS encoding MBL fold metallo-hydrolase, with amino-acid sequence MRIHHLNCTTMCPPGGRLVDGRKGFTGPAALTCHCLLVEGRQGLILVDTGFGLEDVKHRRPRLSPLFLDLLTRPQLNEGSTAIRQIERMGFQARDVRDIVLTHLDFDHAGGLDDFPHARVHLLSDEYQGAVAQATPLDRRRYRPLQWMHETQWVTYPSGGDGERWFGFECVRDLAGLPPEILLVPLPGHTLGHAGVAIQNGGGWLLHAGDAYFYHGEMAPDRYRCTPGLRAYQKLMQKDGYLRWHNMRRLRELVQRHGRDVTVFCAHDSLEFELLEEQEKAPERSPLRTFVDTRPPLHA; translated from the coding sequence ATGCGCATCCACCACCTGAACTGCACCACCATGTGCCCACCGGGCGGCCGGCTGGTGGACGGGCGAAAGGGCTTCACGGGGCCCGCGGCGCTGACGTGTCACTGCCTCCTGGTGGAGGGCCGGCAGGGACTCATCCTGGTGGACACCGGCTTCGGCCTGGAGGACGTGAAGCACCGGCGCCCCCGGCTGTCGCCCCTGTTCCTCGACCTGCTGACGCGGCCCCAGCTCAACGAGGGCTCCACGGCCATCCGACAGATTGAGCGCATGGGCTTCCAGGCCAGGGACGTGCGCGACATCGTCCTCACCCACCTGGACTTCGACCATGCCGGCGGCCTGGACGACTTCCCGCACGCCCGGGTCCACCTGCTGTCGGACGAGTACCAGGGCGCCGTGGCCCAGGCGACGCCGTTGGACCGGCGCCGCTACCGGCCGTTGCAGTGGATGCACGAGACGCAGTGGGTGACGTACCCCTCCGGTGGAGACGGTGAGCGCTGGTTCGGCTTCGAGTGCGTGCGGGATTTGGCAGGCCTGCCGCCGGAAATCCTGTTGGTGCCGCTGCCGGGCCACACCCTGGGCCACGCGGGCGTGGCCATCCAGAATGGCGGCGGCTGGCTGCTGCACGCCGGAGACGCGTACTTCTACCACGGGGAGATGGCCCCGGACCGGTACCGGTGCACGCCAGGGCTGCGCGCCTACCAGAAGCTGATGCAGAAGGACGGCTACCTGCGCTGGCACAACATGCGCCGGCTGCGCGAGTTGGTGCAGCGGCACGGACGGGACGTCACGGTGTTCTGCGCGCATGACTCGCTGGAGTTCGAGCTGCTGGAGGAACAGGAGAAGGCGCCGGAGCGGTCGCCCCTGCGAACCTTCGTGGACACCCGGCCGCCGCTGCACGCGTGA
- a CDS encoding cupin domain-containing protein encodes MSAPHRSPTVLAGRRPRWDSRRHADTARALEGTGTPPARDALETPAPEVDKVNLAQKLALFSEHGSPKVVGELNGQHVRLARLHGPFVWHQHDAEDELFLVLHGQLRMELRERTVDVGPGEFIIIPRGVEHRPVAEEEVHVLLFEPATTLNTGNVREERTAEHLLQL; translated from the coding sequence ATGAGCGCGCCTCATCGCAGCCCCACGGTCCTCGCCGGACGTCGTCCGCGCTGGGACTCCCGCCGCCACGCCGACACTGCCCGTGCCTTGGAAGGCACGGGCACCCCGCCCGCGCGCGACGCCCTGGAGACGCCGGCCCCCGAGGTGGACAAGGTCAACCTCGCGCAGAAGCTGGCCCTCTTCTCCGAGCACGGGTCCCCGAAGGTGGTGGGCGAGCTGAACGGCCAACACGTCCGGCTGGCCCGGCTCCACGGCCCCTTCGTCTGGCACCAGCACGACGCCGAGGACGAGCTGTTCCTCGTGCTCCACGGCCAGCTGCGCATGGAGCTGCGCGAGCGCACGGTGGACGTGGGCCCAGGCGAGTTCATCATCATTCCTCGCGGCGTGGAGCACCGGCCCGTGGCGGAGGAGGAGGTCCACGTCCTGCTCTTCGAGCCCGCCACCACGCTCAACACCGGCAACGTCCGCGAGGAGCGGACGGCCGAGCACCTGCTGCAGCTCTGA